One region of Nothobranchius furzeri strain GRZ-AD chromosome 16, NfurGRZ-RIMD1, whole genome shotgun sequence genomic DNA includes:
- the nfe2l1b gene encoding endoplasmic reticulum membrane sensor NFE2L1b isoform X1, whose protein sequence is MLYLKKYFTEGLIQFTILLSLIGVRVDVDSYLSNQLPPLREIILGPSSAYTQTQFHNLRNTLDGYGIHPKSVDLDHFFTTRRLLNEVRQLDRLSVPSTELNTWLVHRDSESVVSASSQSSSSITLDNGAGLEDINNIEVTPAMRGGGGAPESTYNLNAADSGLGAGAPEENQEQGNRNGNDDLTKEDIDLIDILWRQDIDLGAGREVFSYTNRQKETEEEKSNPQEDKDGKEEQESWRNGVNLQGAKPVDGETGESIQEQLPGLGSQTSLSLQECLRLLEATFPFGEEAEFPVPVVNPEIPVTSEEAPSTSQGLLLAPQLPPAEPQLDLEQQWQDIMAIMELQAMEVNNTSLQTTSSSGSPTNGTPEPNPAGTFGLSTRSTPINQDVSLHQASLPSCSQDFPHVFTPQLDSVSSTPRTSMLRLSSSNSTNINSTFGATNLTGIFLPPVNSSSNITSTPNLSDPFTTLLEESMLDEISLLDLAMEEGFSQAQASQLEDELDSDSGLSLDSSHSPASPSSSETSCSSAASSSSTSATFSEEGAVGYSTDSEVATAETEEGAVGGYQPEFSKLCRMSYQDPSQFHSLPQLDGISHNHTYNLPLSSAFSEHPELPVPVGKKTARDKHNSKLQPSQDLLDKHASRDERRARAMKIPFSNEKIINLPVEEFNELLTKHHLSEAQLALIRDIRRRGKNKMAAQNCRKRKLETIINLEQGVHDLRRDKARLLKEKMEFIRSIRQMKQKMQTLCQEVFSQLRDEDGRPYSSSEYSLQYSADGSVLIMPRNVTAAQQNRKPEKKQKDKKK, encoded by the exons ATGCTTTACCTGAAAAAGTACTTCACAGAGGGCCTGATTCAGTTCACCATCCTTCTGAGTCTCATTGGGGTGCGGGTGGACGTTGACAGCTATCTCAGCAATCAGTTGCCCCCATTAAGAGAGATCATCCTGGGGCCTAGCTCAGCCTACACCCAGACACAGTTTCACAACCTCCGCAACACGCTGGACGGTTATGGGATCCATCCAAAGAGTGTGGACCTGGACCATTTTTTCACTACCCGACGGCTGCTAAACGAGGTGCGCCAGCTGGATCGCCTCTCTGTGCCCAGTACTGAGCTCAACACCTGGCTGGTGCATCGTGACTCTGAGTCTGTAGTATCTGCCAGCAGTCAGTCCAGCTCCAGCATAACCCTGGACAATGGGGCCGGCTTAGAGGACATTAACAACATTGAAGTTACCCCGGCCATGAGGGGAGGAGGTGGAGCACCTGAATCTACATACAACTTGAATGCAGCCGACAGCGGCCTGGGAGCTGGGGCCCCAGAAGAAAACCAGGAGCAGGGCAACAGAAATGGCAACGACGACCTCACCAAAGAG GACATTGACTTGATTGACATCCTATGGCGACAGGACATTGACCTTGGTGCAGGAAGAGAAGTGTTCAGCTACACCAACCGTCAGAAGGAGACCGAGGAAGAGAAGTCCAACCCTCAAGAGGACAAAGATGGAAAAGAGGAACAGGAGAGCTGGAGGAATGGCGTAAATTTACAGGGAGCTAAGCCGGTAGACGGGGAGACGGGAGAGAGCATACAAGAGCAG CTGCCAGGTCTTGGCTCACAGACTTCACTGTCACTACAGGAGTGCTTGAGACTGTTGGAGGCCACGTTCCCATTTGGAGAAGAAGCCGAG TTCCCAGTTCCGGTTGTTAACCCAGAAATTCCAGTTACCAGTGAAGAGGCTCCTTCCACGTCTCAGGGCCTCCTCCTGGCACCACAGCTTCCTCCAGCCGAGCCTCAGTTAGACCTGGAGCAGCAGTGGCAGGACATCATGGCCATTATGGAGCTGCAG GCAATGGAAGTGAACAACACTTCGCTCCAAACCACCTCCAGCAGTGGAAGTCCCACTAACGGAACGCCTGAGCCCAACCCCGCTGGAACCTTTGGGCTTTCCACGCGTTCAACACCCATAAACCAGGACGTCAGCCTCCACCAAGCCTCCCTCCCCAGCTGCAGCCAGGACTTCCCACATGTTTTCACCCCCCAACTGGACTCTGTTAGCAGCACTCCAAGAACGAGCATGCTCAGGCTTTCCTCCAGCAACTCCACCAACATCAACTCCACGTTTGGAGCCACCAACCTGACTGGGATCTTTTTGCCCCCAGTAAACAGTTCTAGTAACATTACATCCACCCCTAACCTGTCCGACCCATTCACCACCCTGCTGGAGGAGTCCATGCTTGATGAAATCAGTCTGCTGGACCTGGCCATGGAGGAGGGCTTCAGCCAGGCCCAAGCCTCCCAGCTGGAGGATGAACTTGACTCGGATTCTGGTCTCTCCCTGGACTCCAGCCACAGCCCGGCCTCCCCGAGTAGCTCTGAGACGTCTTGTTCATCTGCAGCTTCTTCCTCCTCAACTTCGGCCACCTTCTCTGAGGAGGGGGCCGTGGGCTACAGTACTGACTCTGAGGTGGCCACTGCAGAGACGGAGGAGGGGGCAGTCGGGGGTTACCAGCCTGAGTTTAGTAAGCTCTGCCGTATGAGCTACCAGGACCCGTCCCAGTTCCACAGCCTCCCTCAGCTCGACGGCATCAGCCACAACCACACCTACAACCTGCCACTCTCCTCCGCCTTCTCCGAGCACCCAGAGCTTCCCGTTCCAGTTGGGAAGAAGACGGCTCGTGACAAACACAACTCAAAGCTCCAGCCTTCTCAGGACCTGCTCGACAAACACGCGAGTCGTGATGAGCGGCGAGCCCGGGCCATGAAGATTCCTTTCTCCAATGAAAAGATCATCAACCTCCCTGTTGAAGAGTTCAACGAGCTCCTGACCAAGCACCACCTGAGTGAAGCCCAGCTGGCCCTCATCAGGGACATCCGCAGGCGTGGCAAGAACAAGATGGCTGCCCAGAACTGTCGCAAGCGCAAGCTGGAGACCATCATTAACCTGGAGCAGGGCGTTCATGACCTGAGACGCGATAAGGCCCGTCTGCTGAAGGAAAAGATGGAGTTCATCCGCTCCATCCGGCAGATGAAGCAGAAGATGCAAACTCTGTGCCAAGAGGTTTTCAGTCAGCTACGGGACGAGGACGGTCGGCCATATTCCTCTAGCGAATACTCATTGCAGTACAGCGCCGACGGCAGCGTGCTGATCATGCCCCGCAACGTGACAGCAGCTCAGCAGAACCGTAAACCCGAGAagaaacagaaagacaaaaagaagTGA
- the nfe2l1b gene encoding endoplasmic reticulum membrane sensor NFE2L1b isoform X2, with amino-acid sequence MLYLKKYFTEGLIQFTILLSLIGVRVDVDSYLSNQLPPLREIILGPSSAYTQTQFHNLRNTLDGYGIHPKSVDLDHFFTTRRLLNEVRQLDRLSVPSTELNTWLVHRDSESVVSASSQSSSSITLDNGAGLEDINNIEVTPAMRGGGGAPESTYNLNAADSGLGAGAPEENQEQGNRNGNDDLTKEDIDLIDILWRQDIDLGAGREVFSYTNRQKETEEEKSNPQEDKDGKEEQESWRNGVNLQGAKPVDGETGESIQEQECLRLLEATFPFGEEAEFPVPVVNPEIPVTSEEAPSTSQGLLLAPQLPPAEPQLDLEQQWQDIMAIMELQAMEVNNTSLQTTSSSGSPTNGTPEPNPAGTFGLSTRSTPINQDVSLHQASLPSCSQDFPHVFTPQLDSVSSTPRTSMLRLSSSNSTNINSTFGATNLTGIFLPPVNSSSNITSTPNLSDPFTTLLEESMLDEISLLDLAMEEGFSQAQASQLEDELDSDSGLSLDSSHSPASPSSSETSCSSAASSSSTSATFSEEGAVGYSTDSEVATAETEEGAVGGYQPEFSKLCRMSYQDPSQFHSLPQLDGISHNHTYNLPLSSAFSEHPELPVPVGKKTARDKHNSKLQPSQDLLDKHASRDERRARAMKIPFSNEKIINLPVEEFNELLTKHHLSEAQLALIRDIRRRGKNKMAAQNCRKRKLETIINLEQGVHDLRRDKARLLKEKMEFIRSIRQMKQKMQTLCQEVFSQLRDEDGRPYSSSEYSLQYSADGSVLIMPRNVTAAQQNRKPEKKQKDKKK; translated from the exons ATGCTTTACCTGAAAAAGTACTTCACAGAGGGCCTGATTCAGTTCACCATCCTTCTGAGTCTCATTGGGGTGCGGGTGGACGTTGACAGCTATCTCAGCAATCAGTTGCCCCCATTAAGAGAGATCATCCTGGGGCCTAGCTCAGCCTACACCCAGACACAGTTTCACAACCTCCGCAACACGCTGGACGGTTATGGGATCCATCCAAAGAGTGTGGACCTGGACCATTTTTTCACTACCCGACGGCTGCTAAACGAGGTGCGCCAGCTGGATCGCCTCTCTGTGCCCAGTACTGAGCTCAACACCTGGCTGGTGCATCGTGACTCTGAGTCTGTAGTATCTGCCAGCAGTCAGTCCAGCTCCAGCATAACCCTGGACAATGGGGCCGGCTTAGAGGACATTAACAACATTGAAGTTACCCCGGCCATGAGGGGAGGAGGTGGAGCACCTGAATCTACATACAACTTGAATGCAGCCGACAGCGGCCTGGGAGCTGGGGCCCCAGAAGAAAACCAGGAGCAGGGCAACAGAAATGGCAACGACGACCTCACCAAAGAG GACATTGACTTGATTGACATCCTATGGCGACAGGACATTGACCTTGGTGCAGGAAGAGAAGTGTTCAGCTACACCAACCGTCAGAAGGAGACCGAGGAAGAGAAGTCCAACCCTCAAGAGGACAAAGATGGAAAAGAGGAACAGGAGAGCTGGAGGAATGGCGTAAATTTACAGGGAGCTAAGCCGGTAGACGGGGAGACGGGAGAGAGCATACAAGAGCAG GAGTGCTTGAGACTGTTGGAGGCCACGTTCCCATTTGGAGAAGAAGCCGAG TTCCCAGTTCCGGTTGTTAACCCAGAAATTCCAGTTACCAGTGAAGAGGCTCCTTCCACGTCTCAGGGCCTCCTCCTGGCACCACAGCTTCCTCCAGCCGAGCCTCAGTTAGACCTGGAGCAGCAGTGGCAGGACATCATGGCCATTATGGAGCTGCAG GCAATGGAAGTGAACAACACTTCGCTCCAAACCACCTCCAGCAGTGGAAGTCCCACTAACGGAACGCCTGAGCCCAACCCCGCTGGAACCTTTGGGCTTTCCACGCGTTCAACACCCATAAACCAGGACGTCAGCCTCCACCAAGCCTCCCTCCCCAGCTGCAGCCAGGACTTCCCACATGTTTTCACCCCCCAACTGGACTCTGTTAGCAGCACTCCAAGAACGAGCATGCTCAGGCTTTCCTCCAGCAACTCCACCAACATCAACTCCACGTTTGGAGCCACCAACCTGACTGGGATCTTTTTGCCCCCAGTAAACAGTTCTAGTAACATTACATCCACCCCTAACCTGTCCGACCCATTCACCACCCTGCTGGAGGAGTCCATGCTTGATGAAATCAGTCTGCTGGACCTGGCCATGGAGGAGGGCTTCAGCCAGGCCCAAGCCTCCCAGCTGGAGGATGAACTTGACTCGGATTCTGGTCTCTCCCTGGACTCCAGCCACAGCCCGGCCTCCCCGAGTAGCTCTGAGACGTCTTGTTCATCTGCAGCTTCTTCCTCCTCAACTTCGGCCACCTTCTCTGAGGAGGGGGCCGTGGGCTACAGTACTGACTCTGAGGTGGCCACTGCAGAGACGGAGGAGGGGGCAGTCGGGGGTTACCAGCCTGAGTTTAGTAAGCTCTGCCGTATGAGCTACCAGGACCCGTCCCAGTTCCACAGCCTCCCTCAGCTCGACGGCATCAGCCACAACCACACCTACAACCTGCCACTCTCCTCCGCCTTCTCCGAGCACCCAGAGCTTCCCGTTCCAGTTGGGAAGAAGACGGCTCGTGACAAACACAACTCAAAGCTCCAGCCTTCTCAGGACCTGCTCGACAAACACGCGAGTCGTGATGAGCGGCGAGCCCGGGCCATGAAGATTCCTTTCTCCAATGAAAAGATCATCAACCTCCCTGTTGAAGAGTTCAACGAGCTCCTGACCAAGCACCACCTGAGTGAAGCCCAGCTGGCCCTCATCAGGGACATCCGCAGGCGTGGCAAGAACAAGATGGCTGCCCAGAACTGTCGCAAGCGCAAGCTGGAGACCATCATTAACCTGGAGCAGGGCGTTCATGACCTGAGACGCGATAAGGCCCGTCTGCTGAAGGAAAAGATGGAGTTCATCCGCTCCATCCGGCAGATGAAGCAGAAGATGCAAACTCTGTGCCAAGAGGTTTTCAGTCAGCTACGGGACGAGGACGGTCGGCCATATTCCTCTAGCGAATACTCATTGCAGTACAGCGCCGACGGCAGCGTGCTGATCATGCCCCGCAACGTGACAGCAGCTCAGCAGAACCGTAAACCCGAGAagaaacagaaagacaaaaagaagTGA
- the cbx1b gene encoding chromobox protein homolog 1b isoform X2 codes for MSMSQTPEPSNDAPAVTEEAKVTSVEKEKKPDDVPEEEEEEEEYVVEKVLNRRVVKGRVEYLLKWKGFSEEDNTWEPEENLDCPDLIAEYLQTHKTAHEGKRKAAGEADGDENKSKKKKEDNEKLRGFARGLEPERIIGATDSTGELMFLMKWKNSDEADLVPAKEANVKCPQVVISFYEERLTWHSYPSEDEKKDDKN; via the exons ATGAGTATGAGCCAGACTCCAGAACCCTCTAATGATGCTCCTGCTGTTACAGAAG AGGCTAAAGTGACTTCAGTGGAGAAAGAAAAGAAGCCAGACGATGTtccagaggaagaagaggaagaggaggaatacGTCGTGGAAAAGGTCCTGAATCGACGGGTGGTGAAAGGCAGGGTAGAGTACCTTCTCAAGTGGAAGGGCTTCTCTGA GGAAGATAACACTTGGGAGCCTGAAGAAAACTTAGACTGTCCAGATCTGATCGCAGAATATCTGCAGACTCATAAAACTGCTCATGAGGGCAAAAGGAAGGCAGCTGGAGAAGCAGATGGGGATGAAAAtaaatcaaaaaagaaaaaagaagat AATGAGAAGCTACGGGGTTTTGCTCGAGGCCTGGAGCCTGAACGAATCATCGGTGCCACAGACTCCACAGGAGAACTCATGTTCCTCATGAAATG GAAAAACTCAGATGAAGCGGATCTGGTGCCGGCGAAAGAGGCTAATGTGAAGTGTCCACAGGTGGTGATCTCCTTCTACGAAGAGAGACTGACTTGGCACTCGTACCCTTCTGAAGACGAGAAGAAAGATGATAAAAACTAA
- the cbx1b gene encoding chromobox protein homolog 1b isoform X1, with amino-acid sequence MGLYLLPVHEFLLRKDPAGPQVYPMSMSQTPEPSNDAPAVTEEAKVTSVEKEKKPDDVPEEEEEEEEYVVEKVLNRRVVKGRVEYLLKWKGFSEEDNTWEPEENLDCPDLIAEYLQTHKTAHEGKRKAAGEADGDENKSKKKKEDNEKLRGFARGLEPERIIGATDSTGELMFLMKWKNSDEADLVPAKEANVKCPQVVISFYEERLTWHSYPSEDEKKDDKN; translated from the exons ATGGGTCTCTATTTGCTTCCAGTGCATGAATTTCTACTGagaaag GATCCTGCTGGTCCCCAGGTCTACCCGATGAGTATGAGCCAGACTCCAGAACCCTCTAATGATGCTCCTGCTGTTACAGAAG AGGCTAAAGTGACTTCAGTGGAGAAAGAAAAGAAGCCAGACGATGTtccagaggaagaagaggaagaggaggaatacGTCGTGGAAAAGGTCCTGAATCGACGGGTGGTGAAAGGCAGGGTAGAGTACCTTCTCAAGTGGAAGGGCTTCTCTGA GGAAGATAACACTTGGGAGCCTGAAGAAAACTTAGACTGTCCAGATCTGATCGCAGAATATCTGCAGACTCATAAAACTGCTCATGAGGGCAAAAGGAAGGCAGCTGGAGAAGCAGATGGGGATGAAAAtaaatcaaaaaagaaaaaagaagat AATGAGAAGCTACGGGGTTTTGCTCGAGGCCTGGAGCCTGAACGAATCATCGGTGCCACAGACTCCACAGGAGAACTCATGTTCCTCATGAAATG GAAAAACTCAGATGAAGCGGATCTGGTGCCGGCGAAAGAGGCTAATGTGAAGTGTCCACAGGTGGTGATCTCCTTCTACGAAGAGAGACTGACTTGGCACTCGTACCCTTCTGAAGACGAGAAGAAAGATGATAAAAACTAA